One segment of Neoarius graeffei isolate fNeoGra1 chromosome 20, fNeoGra1.pri, whole genome shotgun sequence DNA contains the following:
- the cacng4b gene encoding calcium channel, voltage-dependent, gamma subunit 4b encodes MAWCDRAVQLLLATVGSFVAFSLMTIAVGTDYWLYSRAYICNATNITSDDTQSQAKKTRGDLTHSGLWRICCIEGLNQGSCYRINHFPDDNDYDTDSSEYLLRIVRASSVFPILSTVLLLLGGLCVGVGRIYNKRNNILLSAGILFVAAGLSNIIGIIVYISSNTGDPSDKRDEDKKSQYNYGWSFYFGALSFILAEAVAVLAVNIYIEKNKEMRFQARREFVKSTSSSSPYSRMSSFRYRRRHSRSSSRSTEASREASPVGIKMVSSVPLGEINMYTLSRDPLKSGTDSSYSPEHDSGFLQVHNCFPKDLNDSINRRTTPV; translated from the exons ATGGCTTGGTGCGACCGTGCGGTTCAGCTGCTCCTGGCCACCGTGGGCTCCTTCGTGGCGTTTAGCCTCATGACCATCGCTGTCGGCACGGACTACTGGCTGTACTCCAGGGCGTACATTTGCAACGCGACCAATATCACATCAGACGACACTCAGTCTCAAGCCAAGAAAACTCGCGGCGATCTCACGCACTCCGGGCTTTGGAGAATCTGCTGTATAGAAG GTCTCAACCAAGGAAGCTGTTACCGTATCAATCATTTTCCAGATGACAACGATTATGACACTGACAGCTCAGAATACCTCCTAC gtatagTTCGTGCCTCCAGTGTGTTCCCCATTCTCAGTACAGTTCTACTGCTACTGGGGGGGCTGTGTGTGGGAGTAGGACGCATCTACAACAAGAGGAATAACATTTTGCTCAGTGCAGGCATTCTCTTTGTGGCAGCAG GTTTGAGCAACATTATTGGGATCATTGTTTACATCTCCAGCAACACTGGTGATCCCAGCGACAAGCGCGATGAGGACAAGAAGAGCCAATACAATTACGGCTGGTCGTTCTACTTTGGGGCTCTCTCATTTATCCTCGCGGAGGCGGTTGCTGTCCTAGCTGTGAATATCTACATCGAAAAGAACAAAGAGATGCGCTTTCAAGCACGACGAGAGTTTGTCAAGTCTACCTCGTCCTCCTCGCCTTACTCACGCATGTCCAGTTTCCGCTACAGACGGCGACATTCACGTTCCAGCTCGCGCTCCACAGAGGCATCCCGTGAGGCCTCTCCAGTCGGGATAAAGATGGTGAGCTCCGTGCCTCTGGGTGAGATCAACATGTATACACTGAGCAGAGACCCGCTGAAATCGGGAACTGACAGTTCCTATAGCCCTGAACACGACTCTGGGTTCCTGCAGGTGCACAACTGTTTTCCCAAAGACTTGAATGACAGCATCAACAGGAGGACAACACCAGTATGA